ATGAACACAACCCACACTCCGCCTCAAAACACCAGCAACATGTAAAGAGGCAGCTTCCCGTTGTTTTTGAACAGACACATTCCATCTCTTATACAGGCATTCTAGAGGTTCCCCCTCTGAAAAGGGCTGGTAATTTGATCATTGTGTTACTTAGATATTAATCTATAAATCTATCATCTTGCTTAAAAGCTATAACCTCTAAAAAGCTTCTTATTAAAGacttttaataatgaatttgaCATGAAATGTTGATCATACTGACTTGCTGTAGTTTGATGTTCTCATGGACTAATTGGAAAACTATGGCTACTTCATTATCTCTATTATATTGGTTAACATCTGATACTTTTAcgtctattatttatttaatatttcttgcTGAAATTATAATTGTTAACGTTTGAAAATACCTCTTTTGGTATTGAGCTGCTGTGAGGGTTGGCTTTATATTAACATGTCAGAAATTACCTAAAGGATTAAAGTCCTATACTTTGATTAATATGTAGTCCACTgttatatacatgtatgtactgTTTCCAAAATCATCTAATGGCAAAAAGCtgtgattaataataaataaataaatatgttgtttttacatttaaaaacaacacaacctatagtaagataaaaaaaaatcccataaCCTGCACCCACCTGCCTGGATATTTAATGGAGTATGATACAGCCAGGTATCCTCCCAGGTTGTGTCCCAGCAGTATCATGGACTCCAAACCCACTTGAGCCCTCCATTGCTCTACAGACTCCACAAATTGGTCCTCTGCCTCATGGGCGTCTGAAGAGAACATAGGTCTGCTGCTCTGACCGAAGCCCAGTAGGTCCAGAGCAAAGACGGGTCGATGCTGAGACAGGGCATCCAGGTTCTGAGCCCAAATGGCCACGCCACTTCCAAACCCATGGAGGAGAACCATAGgcgttttgttttttacacaaTCACTGCTAAAAGTTAGGGTCCACAGCAGGTTGCCATTGGAAATGGGGACGTGCTGTTTGGAGAAAGCGTTGTCTACATCTGTGGAGGGAAGAGGGGAACAGAGGAATAAAGCtgataaagaaaaactgaattgGTTTGTTGGTCTAGACAGGTTTTTTAGGAAAGCTTGCACATGACAAGACTCAGATGTGAGACAGACAGTAAATAGCTTACATCTCAACATCTTGTCCTCTGCACTCTGTAGCTGGCTCTGAGAAGTGGGACACCATGATGGCAGCCAGCTGGGGATCCAGCACCACCTACACATGCAAAAGACTCAATGAGCAGCTTTATCACCCTTACGAACTACAGAAAGGACATGGTGACCTCATGGAGCGTGCGATTCAGAGACAAACATAGCTACTGTAGAGTACCAGTTGAAAGCAGCACATGACAGCGTCAGGACTGAAAGCAGCATTTATTGTGACCTCTACATCAGCTGCTCAGTGCTGCAGAGGGTACTTCCTTAATTTTATAAACAGGCTCTGTTGACGCAGTGTAGTTAATTAAATCACTGATGATGAAATCGAtcttctttgttattttgtatggTTTAAACTGTGTCATGAAGTGTCTTGAAGAAACATTGACTTTTAACCTATTTTTCACTGACTGCTCGAAACAAATGAAGAATCAGCACACATGCACCCCACATGAAATCTTGCCCAATCTGTTTACCCACACGCTGCTCCCTATTCAGGCCAAGCATGATCCTTGTATACTTCCTAACCTTTCAGTCTTTACGTTGAAATTCCTACTTCCACTCACATACTCTAGTCTACATCATCCTCAGCATCACGTCAGCTCCACCATCAGCATCAGGATCAGCAGTtacagcttttttctttctattagCTGTGACATGATTTGCCCATTCCAAATATATTGTTGGTTGATGATTCGTCCTAAATTTGTATGTTTAGACTTCTAGTTTGCTCATGACAGTTTTTACATTCAGACGCTGTAACTACATGTAAAACCTACAGGCTGTAACTGTAATGTTGCATTTcaccttctcattgtgaggtAAGAGGCTAAAGCAGAAGTACGATCAGTGTGCTCCAGTGTGTAAGATGATCAGAAATCAGACTCACCTGATTGTCCTGTCCACGTAGCCCCACACACTGCTGACCAGACTGTGAGCTCCAACAACAGACACGACTCTCTGAACAaggctgaaaacaaaatgaaacacaagctGTATGAGGGCACTGACACTGAATGACTGGCTACTGCAAACAGCATGAATCGTACGAGAACATATAGCGGACTACTTCAAAACccacatttaacatttgcatGATCAGATTATGTCATCTCTTCTAAACCAACATCTGGCAGATGTGACTCGTGACATTatgtttctccttcagtgtcatgtcatgtttgtgtgtttacctgaACTTCAGATTAATAACGTTATCTGACTCTTGTCAACCTGTTCAACTTTACACACCGGTATGTTCCCGAGTTAGTTTACACAGAATTACACAGAGTCGTTgtaatacatatacataaaggACTTTTCGCCTGTACTTGTGTGTGTCACAATCCTTCCTCAAACAAAGCAGTGAGGTGAGATAAaggaactgctgctgctcaccCAGTGCTCGCTGCCTCCACTTGCTCGGCCATACTGCAACAACTCCCCTTCGCCTCTAGGAGGTCACATGACCTGAGACGCTCTGACGTAGATAGTAAATATCAAGGAAGACGTTTGATTTGCTGTCACGGAACGGCGCCGTTAACTGCTGCACCGCCCGGGCACCTTCCTCCAGGAAGCTTATGTCACCGCTCGCCTCCGGTCTCGAAGCAATGCAAAGCAAGCGCACCGAACGTCAGAGAGAGTGAGGCACTCCGGAAGTAGCTTTTCTGTCAAATATCTAAACATTGGTGgtcagcagaggagacagcgaGGTAAGTAACTTAATGTCATCAAGTAGtttactaaacacacacagtgttatgTTGTTGGCGCTGAAAGCTTTTAACTCaccttaaaaaacacaatgccTTTGTATAAAACCGTAGTTTTGCATTGAGTCATGCTACGAATCAAAAAATGGTAGCAACACTCCTTAAGTGTTTGGTTCCCTTTATTGTAGCTTGTGTGTCTATCAACGTCATCAGTGGAAGACGAACTCAGTGCATTTAAATAGAAATCATCTGTTGAGGTACTGCATtcaaaattattcaaattaCAAAGATAGTGGCTCAAACTATACTTCAAGTCCAAATGTAAAGGTACTCTTTGCAGAGTAGTTCATTTTACATCCATGCATATTAATGAATTGTAATTATTGATGTATTGATGTGTCTGTCACAGTAAAGTTAATAGCTCATAACAGTGGAGCAAATTTGAAGTTTTTGACCAGAAAGCTCCCTAAACCTCCTTACATTGATTGGTTTTGTAATCTATATCAGGCTTGATTTTGACTTTCCTTCTTCACCACTGAAACTGgttaatgtctttttgtttaaaGCAGTGGAAAGGTGGGtttcacaatattaaaacataaagacacaggTAGGTCACAGTTTGCAGGTGAATAGGTTTTTTTTGCCACACATTTGGACTTATCATAACAGGAAAAGCACGTAAGAATAAAAAGTGATATAGTCAAAAATGTCTCTTTTCCCAGTATGTGTTCCAGTAATGACAGTAATCCAGCAGGCAGAATAATCAGAGGTAGAACAAATGATGGTGAAGAATAATGTAAACTATTCAGTTTGTGAATCAGTACAGCTCTTATTAAGCTTATGAGTTATACCTGTGACTTTCTCAACAAGTCAGAATGTGTGCAGAGAGAAGATCGGGACAAAGGTCAAACGGATAAAACTAACATGAGAGTGGGCAATGCGTCAAGCAGTCTGGACAAAACTAGACAGTCCTAAGTAAGAGGCAAAATAAATACGTGTGAGTGGAGCATGGTTGGAGAGAACGTAGGTGTACTGCACCGTaaactaatattaataattcagttGGTCATGGGATGCAGTTCATGTTAGTGTTGCATTTGATTTATAGCAGGATCTACCAGGAGTGATTCAGGTGGCCACAGCTGGATAACGGGTCTTAGAAGATGCCAGTAACCATACTGTTATTCTGCAGATGATATTTCACTGTCATTGAATGTCTGGCACCAACTCCTCATGATCTGATTTTCATAACTGACCTTATTGATATTTGGATGTTTATTTAGCGGCTTCTTTTTGTTCACCTCACCTCCGTTTTAAACCTGTACACAAATAATATGAAAATCTACTGGGCGGTTTGAAATGGAATTCGCTGAGGACACAACACTTGTTCAGCAAGAAATGTTTCTTGTCCAAAGAAACAGTATTTTTTTCGCCATTTCGTTTCACGCCTTTTATGCCTATGACGAATGAAGCTTTCTGTGCTGCTCCGTGACGTAGAACATTACTGGAGTCCACGAGTGCAGCAGTGATACACACACGTGGTTTATGCTCCACTGTGATTGTTGACAGATCAGCGTGGTCCAATCCCGCCCCGAGGCTGGAACACAGCCATTTTCCTACACAGGCACAAATCCGGGTGAGTAGTACATGCGAGTGTCCACGGTCAGCTCAGGGTTTGTTGGATTTGCTCTGCGCCTCTCGGGACTCGCTCCCTACTAATGGCGACGaccctccctctctgtgtgtttactgtgtgtgtcagctgtctGTGTCAGTCCACTCATCTGCCATCTGCTCTCCAAATCACCCGGTTTACAGTTGCTGGTTCTGCAAGAAGTCACTTCAGCATGGTTAAGATCGCTTTGTTCCTGGGAGTTCACTGAATAAACTTGGGTGGAGCACTTTGTGACACACCTTCTCTGTCAGTGACATTCCCTTAAAGTTTACACTGTTGGCATAGTTTGAAACAATAGCTTTGCCAGGTCCTGACACACAGTTTCAGGACCTTATCATTTTATCACtaatcattcattattcatatCATAGTAGTACTAAATTATTAGATAATCATTGTACAGTGATTAAACACACATATCATCATATCAATGATTTCATCTACCTCCTGTGGCTCAATTGTAAACAAGAACAGAATGTAATTATTTACAGATCATTTCAAGCTACTAtctgtattgtactgtaaacaGTACAAATACATAGCAAATGTTGAAACGGAGAGATTTGACTGCTTTTTGACaaatatttgctcattttgaatttgatgtcaGCAACACATTTCATGGGTCATGTTTACCACGGTGTTGCATCACCTCTTCTTTTAACAACACTGTGTAAGAGTTTAGAAACTGAggagacatttttttctgttcttgcTTAATTTCAGGATCTCCTTCAGGTTTACTCAGTGGGTGACTGGTCTGGACTGCAGATGGATCATTTTAATACCCAGACTCATGTTACTACATGCAGTTGGAGTGgtttagttttggttttgtaTTCCCTGAGAAAGATGTCCTGAAGGCAGTATATGTTGTtccaacacacagacattattCTGTAtgaatgagaagaaagaaatcaattagtttattgaaatactgtaattatgTCAACATGTACACACTGTAGATATATCTTCCCAATACTACTTATTTTACTTATTAACGTAAAATCTGCTAATCACTTAAACATCAATAAACTGTGATTAgcctctctatctatctataactATTTGCCTAGTCTATCTTTCACAGAGTGGTGAACCTCCTGAAACACTTATCCCTCTCTGGGATACTGTTTTTACATCCAATCATAATACTGACCTGTTGCCAATGAACCACCTTGTCGAGAGATGTTAAACCACCTGATATTTTAGCATTATGTAACTTTTACAGTCTTTAGTTGCCTCTGGCTCAACTTTTTGAAACATGTTGCTGTCCTCAAATTCACtgagcacatttaaaaaaaaaaaaagatttgattagatttggtttgttttcttctcatttccatttccatttccattttttcttcTCGTCCCTTTCTCTCTGAGGAGTCTGGTGGTCATTTCTTCCATTTATGGTGCAGGTGCCCGGAGATAGAGGAAGATGCTGCAGGGGTCATCAGTAGATAACAGTGGGCCCAGTTTCACTCCTTTGGTGGTGTTGGAGCTGGCCTCAGACGCTAAGGAGGAAACAATTGCATGGCTAATGGGCAGGATAAAAGACCAACAACAGAATGGAGGTATGGTGCTTCACCCTTTCTGTGCTAAAATGTACTAGTGCTGTTTGCCATTACATTCAAtcatttctccatttctcagGTGCTGAACTGCTTGTGGAACAGCTGGGCCCTGGAGTCAGTACCCAAGAAAAATATAACCCCAACATCTTCCTGGTGGGGGCCTCCTGGCAGAGGCTGCTCTCTGGTGCTGAGGATTTGGGCCTCTTCAAGGAGTTCAGTGACGGATCCATGAGGGCCTTCACCTGTGCCAATAAACTCAACTTCAAAGAATTCAAAGGTAAAACCAAAGAGAAAACGTGTCCCAGCACTGTGGGCCACAGTGCTAAGTCTCTAGATACCCTGTAAAGCAGTACATGTTGACCATTATTGACTGAGTTGCTCTAACAACACTCACCCAAACCTTGCAGGTATTTCTCCAAACTTCACGGACTCAACTGGTTGACAGAGTCAAAAACAATGTCCTGATATGCTACAAATAATGAAAAGATGATAAAACGATTTTTATATCAACATTTGTTGATAGTTATTATTCCTCCACACCGGCGATTAGCAGAGCTAaaggcagtttgttttttaattgtctgTCCATCCACCCTTACAGCCCTCAATTCTGATGAATGCAATGTCTAGGGAATGGTTGGAGTAAATtccttcaaatttggcacaactGTCAAGATTTTGGTCAAGGTCAAGCACACACTGACTTCACCAGACTTCAACCAGGTCTTGCGGCCCATTATTGGGGACACACTACTGAATGTCAAGAAAGCTTTaaaggaatttcttcaaatttggtgCAACTTGCCAATTGGAACCAGTGATGAAGTTATTAGTTTTTGGTAGCCAAAGGTAAAGGTTAAGGTTGTAGTGACATCGCCTTTATCCAGTCCTTGCAAACTGTAACCTCAACATATGTAATGTGCTGAGGAAATTTCTTTAAACTTGCCACAACTGTTCTCTTGGACTTTGTGGTGAATTAATGATATTTTGGTAGTTTTCACCATGGTGGATTAATAATGtatcaattattaattttatatgaGCCTGGACAGACACGTGAAAACCACAGCACCACTGGTTAGTGGAGGCATAGAACTTCAATGTGGTAATtctagttttgtttattttgtatttgtggagAAGCAATTGAGAGAAATGGgctaaaattatatttgtttaaggGGGAAACTGGAATGTTTTTGACTCACCTGTAAGAGTCTAGGAAGGAGCCTGCATGAAGGCtgttttgtaattaaaaaaagaactggCATATTACTCATTAATGATTGTAAAGGTAACAGTCACTACTGTTTGATAGTGCTTATTCAGATCATTACCACGTTGTATCCACTATCATGTGTAGCTGATTTCTAATAATCACACAGAGCTCCAAAACCAAAAGAGGtggatgaaaatgatgtgtggtTCTGAGCAAACTGTTGTTGACTGAACTACTGgtcacagtttaacacagtCTTGTTACTGACCTCTGTGCTGCCACTGTATTGCTGTTTAACCTGTTTCACCCTTACACTGACTGAGTGTGCTGTGTCTCTGATGTGCTTTGTGTGTAcaggagatggagacagtttCCTCAGCATGGCTGAGTGTCAGTACATCATTAAACATGAGTTGGATACATTAAGAGCCAAAGATGAAACTCATGTACCAGGATATACCCAGACAAAGCTCTATCCTGGGAAATCCATCGGTGAGTATCTTCCCACCTCTCACACTGCCAGTTTGAAATTCAGCTAGGCCTAACTGTGATCAGTTGCTTAATTTGCTCTATAAGCTGTTATTTATCTCAGTATTacacaatttaacatttttaatgaaaagaaagtTTGGTGAGGATCAGAAAACCTATTTTCTTGCTAATGTAAATGTTCACAAGAAGTCACACAATTAGTTAATTGGAGATGACagttatattataaatataataatatagtaaaaaaaacaccagtATCTGAAGACACAGACACTGGTGAATCAGAATCCTTGAGAAAAACTCCACCATGACGACAAAATACACGAGCTGCGAAAGGTTCTGAAAAGCTTATTGAAAGGAACAAGTCAGGGGGTGGATACAAGAAAACTCACAAGACACTGAATATCCCATAGAGTACAGATATATCCATAATTAcaaaatggaaggaatatggcatATACTGCAGGGGTTAATTGTTTTTACAGCCGCTATATGTTTGGGATGCTGTTCCATATCATTTTCATGAATTTCCACTTAATGTGTGATTTATAGACCAGTTCATCTCCAGTTGCTGGGTATCTTCTCTGATGAAGCCTATCAAGCCTGTATTGCAAAGGATATGCAACAATGTACTAAAAGTGAGTGCGCCATGTCCCATCAGTGTAAACACTGGTGTCATTTCTACAAGGTTAAACCAACATGTATAAAAATACCCTGAAAATGTGCACTGTAACCAGGTGCTGTTTTGATTATAAGGAAGAGGGGTGTGATACATGACTGAGCATTATTGAGGGTACTACACATTATTGTTCAGAATTATGCTTAGGTGAAGTAAAATCATCATTATCATGGTTTTTGCCTATTTCTctaacatatttaacatatatCTAACATATATAAGTTTCTTTTCCCATACATTACAGGGGTAATATGGAatttaacatattaacatatttcTCCCAGCATAATAGTAGAATCTCCTCCACCTCTACCTCTGTACA
This genomic stretch from Anabas testudineus chromosome 16, fAnaTes1.2, whole genome shotgun sequence harbors:
- the LOC113169983 gene encoding 1-acylglycerol-3-phosphate O-acyltransferase ABHD5; this translates as MAEQVEAASTGLVQRVVSVVGAHSLVSSVWGYVDRTIRWCWIPSWLPSWCPTSQSQLQSAEDKMLRYVDNAFSKQHVPISNGNLLWTLTFSSDCVKNKTPMVLLHGFGSGVAIWAQNLDALSQHRPVFALDLLGFGQSSRPMFSSDAHEAEDQFVESVEQWRAQVGLESMILLGHNLGGYLAVSYSIKYPGRVRHIVLVEPWGFPTRPDTVEADRPIPVWIKALGAMFSPFNPLAGLRLVGPLGPTLVQTLRPDFKKKFSSMFSDNTVSDYIYHLNVQTPSGETAFKNMTANGWAKRPMLQRMDQLQPEIPLTIIYGSRSSIDSNSGITIKEMRPHSHVEIIMIRGAGHYVYADQPEDFNSQVLQVCDKVD